GTCCAGAAACACAAAAGGCCAGAGGTTCAGGAAATGCTCAGAGTTTTTGTGGATCTAGTAGAATAACTTCAGCAGTCGAAGTGATGAGACATGCCACTGCTAGCAACATCAATAGGAGCTTCAAAGTCATTTATCTAGGATATTTCATAAGCTCGATTATAGGAATGTCCAGCCATATCTTAATTTTATTCATCTTAGTCGTATATATGTTGGAAAAACGAATAACTTGCAGCCCGGTATCAATCTGCCTAGCAAAGGTATGTTGAGTGAAGGAGATGCGATCAAAGAGGGGTCAGTTCCCCCAAGGTTAGGAGGAACATCTCCTTAATTTTATCAAGATGGCAATGAAGGTGGACATCATAACGGTCTATCAGGCCTAGGTGCATTTCAATTCCTTTATGAGTGAGGTCTGTATACCTAAGTATCTCCTCAAATTAAGCAAAATATTATTTCCGGAGACTAATCGATCATTTAATGTGGTTTGTTAAACATAGAAAAAATCAGACTTAGGCATAATTACTTACGAAGACACTGTAGAGGTGATGATGAGAAAATCGGTGCATGAGACCTAAAAACTCTTCTTTTAAATGTCGACTTCAGCTCTAAAGTCGGCTCTTCTAAAAACAGGCCCCCTATTTCTGCAAAACCTTATTCAGGACCTCATCCATCTATTATAGAATCAGAGCCTGGTATTTGCTGTCCCTGCTCTATTGCAGCTGCTCTCACTTTAATTGGTTAAATACTCATACCGAGTCCTGATGACTCGCCTCGTAGATCATATCTTTCTTCTCCTAGATCACCAATCGGCGAGCTGTCTTGCAATTGAGAACAATAGGAAAGAGACAGCATAGATGGATATGACCTGTTTGCGAAATGCACCCTTGACACTACCTACTTTACTCTATTGGTCCGTTGCAAGACAGATTACTCATCATTGGAGACTCAACTGTTCCACAAACAAATTGTGACAGGGAAAGACAAAGATTGGATCCGAAGATAGTTTCGTTCGACCTCAGAAAGGAAGAGTTCTCTTTGCTAGGGCCCCCGAAGTTCAAAGATGCTGGGAGCGAAACAGGGTTGTTCGAGTTGAAAGGATCGCTGGCGCTAGTTAATCATTCCCTGGCGAGACATGTTGAGGCGTGGGTTTTGGAGAGCGGCAGCAAGTGGACGAAACGGTACAAGATTGGCATCCCCGCATTCCCAGAGAATTTCAAGTGCGATGTGACGCCGAAGAGGGTGAGATAAGTGGGTCAGATCGACAGGGAGATGGTGTCAGTGAACCTTTCGGGCAGGCAttgtttctctttctataaCCCCAAGCAGAGGAGGTCCTCCCGGGGATTCGACTTCGAGCACGTCCCTCTTGtctcttcctcatatcttcGCCTTCACGCCCACCCTCATCTCACTCCATTTGTGATCATATCTTTTACACATGTCCAGATTTCTATTACACAAAAGTCGATAAGTTAGCGTTATATGAAATAGATTatcatattttcattattaaaattCGTGGGTTAATATTATCGATcgcttatttaaatatttctatGTTTATTACTTGATATTTCGTCTCTAAATTTGGTATATCCCAATTACGACAACATTGGACGGAcgttaaaaaaatcttttatcaATACCATAATGAACTATATTTCCAACCGTTTTAAGTTAATGATGAAGTCTCGATGAACATAATAAATTCCATGGAAGAAGGAAACCACGCAATGTATGGGTGTGACGCTAGTCCATTTCCCACACTGCCACGAAACAAGCTTTTGATCTAAGATAATTGTATTTGacacaaaggaaataattatGTAATGATAAAActtttaatcttttatatttttcgaatggaaaaaagaaaaacacgcCGTTATGATTTTCAACACAGCTTTAGGTCTTACCAACTAATTGAAAAGCCAAGTgcggcacaaaaaaaaagaaaatgccatacacaataattattcaaaaatctatttcacTGTAGATCATTCGAGTACATACTTATAAGCATTATTGGGAAGTTACTAATCACATGGATTGAAAAAAAGGCTACTAATCCAAGTACTTATATAATATTAAGTTCCTTTTTGCCTCTAAGAGTTACTTATAAGattcaaaattgcaaattatcGATAATTGTCCTTTCAAATAGTGCTTATCTTGCCCTCTTCTCTCAATCTACGTCCAACCAGGATTAATACTTGTCTCATACAGTGCCATGAGttttattcaacaaaaagaaacgTTAGTTCTAATGAGCTTTAGTATTAAAAATTCTGACATTTTTTTAAGACTTTCAATTTTAagtattttcctgaaaaaaattattattttctttcaatacaaAGTTAATGTAGCTGGtcacaaataaaaattcttatGTAATATAACAGGGACCATTAGAAAATTTCTaactattattgaggttttaTGTTTCACATTAGAATTAAGAATTTgacctttaatttatttaaaagagTAAGATTCATATGAAACAAGCTATAATTTAATGAGTTGTTTATACTTGCCTCATCCAATGCCATGAGTTTCTATGttttacattaatttttttttgaattttttttctctcttcttctttttttgaccaCAGGTGATAGTGAGAGCGGCCTAACCTTGCCTGAGTGAGTGAGAACCGCCCTTGTCCACTACAAGTGATGCTGCGTCGGGCAAGGGTGAGTGCCTAGGCAAGGCCTAACAAGGGGAGCCCTCACCCAATCGAGTCTTGCTTGTGGCGAGAGAGggataaattttaattgaattttgagaaatttataGGAATCTACATGattgttagaaaaaaatataaaaattcttcGAATGATTAAATCACGTAAATATATAAATGGCTTTCGAACATTCATCAGAGCGTGTTGGTAATAAAAGTCAACATGACTGGAGGAGTTGCTCAGCTGTATTGGATTCGTCTTAGACGATGCTTTGTGAAATGTGCACAAACAACATTATAGAACGTGCGAAGTTCAATGTGGTTAAATTGGAGATCTATTGGGGCTGATGGTGGTCCCACCCTGTGTAGATTCCAAAGCCAAAGGGTTTcctccaataaaaaaattttcttctaaTTATTTGACGTCAACTTGCTACAAAAGACCCATATTACACCATATTCAAAAGTGCTTtacaaataatttctaagcattgaACATAACGCACCTATCTTATAAATGACGAGCTTTGCGTTCaagaaatttcatttaaaattcaTAAAGCTCAATATATGAAAATGTACAATTTACATTGTATTTAATAGATAAATTCACCTCACCACACATGAATGACATATTTCAAGATCTAAATCAATTTAGATGAAGCGCTCTAATGTgtcatacaaaaagaaaatttatattcatGACGAATAAACAGTCACGAATCACTTATAATACGTCGGTTCGACGATCGAAAGAGCGAGAGACATGGGAACCGGCGAAATGGGTCGAATGGACAGGACGTGCCCTTTAGATTTTCCATAACAATCTCGCGGCATGCCGTGTGCACGAGTGACCGCCCAcctaccctctctctctctctctctttctttctccctctctgaAAAAATCTCAGAATCAATCATTATCACTTTCAAGTCCAAAAGCTGAAGCAGCTCCGTGCTAGTGCAGACATGCAGTGGCGGTTCCAGCTTCCTTAGCGCAGTCGAATTAAAACCGAACCGACCACCATGTCTCTGTCTCTCAGGCTCATTCCTACTTCCTCACCTCCGCCACCATCTCGTCTCAGATTCCCCCTCCTCTCTCGATCCAACCTCAGCCCAACATCTCCCTCAAAGTTTATGCTTTCGTCCCCAATCCGATGCGTAAATGAAGGCTCCGACCGCGTGTCGGTGACCGGAGCGAGACCCAGATGGGAAAACGCGCTCTCCGCTGCGGCGAGCCTGTACCCTCTTTACGTGAGCGTCGGCGGGGTCGTGGCTTGCCTCAAGCCCTCTGCTTTTCAGTGGTTTGTGCAGAGAGGTCCAACCTCGTATAGCTTGTCGCTTGGGCTGATTATGCTGGCCATGGGTCTCACTCTCGAGCTCAAGGacttgctctctctcttcgtGCAGAGACCTCTCTCGGTAATCTCGTTTTCCTTGGaaattctcttcctttttgtcaATCACTTGAGGGGTGACTGAGACAGAGAATATGGTCAATGTTGATCTTGGATCTCCTTTTGCGGTggattcttttaaatttaatatcgaGGAGTAAAAGTCTGGGTATTGGTTGCATTTTGTCGTTCTTGAGAAATTAATTGGATCTGGCCGTGCTCTCGTCTCCATATGGTTTGACGGTTCTCCAATATGGAAGAGCCAACACGATAACAATTATAAAGTAGGCCTAGTTCTATGTCTTGGAGTCCTGGACTTAATGGCATTGAAGCGGGTTTTTTGGGGTCTAGTTCTACTTCATGGTATGTCTATCATAAGATTTCACTAATGAGAGTGCATAGGCTCCTATATGGCAACAGTCACGCGACATCAAGGACTATTGGTACAATAGCGATACTGCAATTCCTTTAATGCTGTGACAGAAGCATTCATcacagaagaaaaaagggatgTAGAATAGTCTCTCTTTCCCACGGCATTCTTACAATAAACTGAATATTAAGTCATGGTCTCACTTTAGTGCAATCGAGAAGCTATGTCCAGTATACGCCATATTCATCTGCATCATTGTTATGTGTTTTGCAATCTTTTCTAAATTCAATCTTGCCAATGCTTTACCAATCAGATACTCTTTGGATGTGTGGCTCAATATACTATAATGCCAGCCCTTGGGACCTTAATAAGTAGATCACTGGGGCTTTCACCTTCTCTTTCGGTGGGTTTGATATTGCTTGCATGTTGCCCTGGGGGTACTGCTTCCAATGTGGTAAGACTTCTTTTTTCCTGCACCATTATATCAGGAACCTAGGGGTAAATAATGACtagtgatttttcaaaaaaagaaaaagaaaaagaaaagaaaatgtagctttcctttttttatacGTTGGCTAAAATGAATTTCGTTCATTTACTTCTGTAGTTATAGTATGCTTTTTGTGCTGTCTAAAAGCTTCTCCAAAAACACAGACTTAGTCTCCAGAGTATCTGAGGCTGGAGAATGTACTTGATCAGTCGCAAATCACTTTAAAGCAATTACTAACGCAGCACAGGGTCGAGTTTGTTAAGTAATCAAGCCTGATGTGTGCTTGTTCTTTTGTGGCTATATTGTCAGTTATCTGGTATATGTATTTTTATGAGACTTAATGAGGGAACTGAGGGATGTGGCTTGTGAGATCTGACGGCTGGTCAGAGTCATCCAGCCTGCCATGTGTCACTGAAGGTGTTGTACAGATAAGGAGTGGATTCTGTTGTCAATATGGTTTAAATCCATTTGAGTTGAATATGGTGTTCCGTGATGTAAATGTGAAGTAGACAATGATGTTTTATTTGGTTCAGTTTTTACAGTCCATGCAGTGAGAAAGCATGTCATAACCTGAGTGAAAATGTGTCCTTTCAATGATATCtccattcatttccattttctGAAGTAGCATTTCAGGTTACTTTAATTGCCCAAGGGGATGTTTCTCTATCTATTGTGATGACAATTTGTACCACTCTTGGGGCAGTACTTCTGACTCCTCTCCTGACAAAGATATTGGCCGGAACTTATGTTCCTGTTGATGCCATTAAACTGTCGATCAGCACCTTGCAGGTAAATATGGTCTTCAGTCAGCTTGTGAAGATGACACAAGACAAGTTCAGTATTGATGGTTAAATCTTTTGCTGTATATTTCCTTTTGTAGGTGGTAGTTGCTCCAATTCTCTTAGGATCTTGCTTTCAAAGTGCATTTCCTGGAGCGGTGAAGGTTGTGACTCCTTTTGCACCACTTTTTGCAGTATTGGCATCTTCTCTACTAGCATGCAGGTATAGTTCATCCATGTTGTTTGATTTGGAATCATTGCTCTGACATTGCATGTCTCTCACGTCTATTTTATATCTGGTGGCTCTAGTGTATTCTCAGAAAATGTGGTCCGATTCAAGTCTTCATTGCTTGGTGCTTCATCAGCCTGTGATATCTCCACATTTGCTCATGTTCAGGCAATAGTAACTGGTGAACTAGGGTTGGTTATACTTTCTGTGCTACTACTGcattttggtggtttttttgtGGGGTAAGTATTGACCTCTGTGCTGTCtttcacattttattttcatatttcattCTTTTGCACAATAATGTGGTCCCATGATATTCTATTTTGCTTCTTTAGTGCgtgtgtgatttttttttgttgtcggggagggggagagagtaCGTGCTGGCTTTACCTTGATGGctgccatcatttttttttacctccaaTCTTCCAGAAAGTTCTTCGGCAGTGAATCCCCACTTTTTGACCACTAGTCAAGCAGTTGATTTAATAAAAAGGATGACCTTAGTAAGAGAACCAAAAATTGTACTGATGCATGCATGTGTGGCTGAATTATGCATGTGAATATGGGAATTGTTTTTTGATGTACCAAATTATGTGTGAGAATGCAATCTATTACTGAACAAAAGACCTTGTCCTTAACTTCAAGATAGTGGGAGATTATGCAATGATTCAAAATAATAGTTAAGAAGCTTTATGTCTCTCTGCACACATGGGTTGGTGTGACGATCCCCCTTATTTTAGCCCGAGGTACTTTTTTTAGACTAAGGTAATCACTTGGCAGGTTTGACATACTGGCATATTCAACAGAATACTACTATAGCAAGTTCTActtttaaattgtttgtgcaTAAGAATTTTTGCATCTAATATGTATTCTTCATTACATTATCTGCAGGTACATATCCTCAGCAATTTGTGGGTTTAGAGAACCACAAAGGCGAGCAGTATCTATTGAGGTAACTTCTTATTGATGTTTAGGAATCTCGCATTGTCCAAAGTTCTCTGACAACCCTATATGGAGAAACTTAGAATTAATTCTACTCTGTTTGTGCATGTGCGTGTGGTTCGTGAGAGGTTGAGATTTTCAGTTCTGTTAATTGCTTAGAATAACTTACACTCATCGAATTGTCATTTGACATGATGTTCCTATATTGTTTAGCATGGCTATCTTCCTTGTTATAACATTTTTCTTCTACACTGGACTTCAGGTGGGTATGCAGAACTCTTCGTTAGGTGTGGTTTTAGCGACCTCACACTTTACCTCACCTTTGGTTGCATTACCTCCAGCCATGTCTGCGATTGTTATGAATATCATGGGAAGCAGTTTAGGCTTCATCTGGAGACATATTGATCCATCTAGTCAGACAACTACTCCTCAAATAAATGACTGACCTGAAGTTGCTgcacaacaaaaaaagaaaaaaaattctgcaCTGTTGGGTATATGACGACCCGTAGGTCCAAATTCTTCGTTTACTTTGATTCTTGCTTACATTGGACAGAATGACTTTCATCAAGGAGCTTACATGCAATTTTCAGGCTCTAAGCTAATGCGAAGAGGAAATGGAAGTTAGGCAAACGATGTAGAATTGGTTCTTTGTGGGTGAGTACGACTAATTATTTCTTGGattgttttcttattttgaggGTTGCCATGCCACAATAGTAATGGAGGAAACCTAGGGAGAAGGCTTTGCAATAGACGGCACCGAATGTCCTGTGGAATGTCTTGTCCGCCCCTCTCTTTAAACCCAACTGCTGCATAGGGATTGCTATTAACTAATAGAAAAGACCTCCCTGTTGCCAATCCTGTATTATGCAACATGACACGAGGAAAACATTTGGTTTCGGtggtttctattttttattgttaatgTTAAACTTCATATGAGGActtaggaaagaaaaggaaaaataataaattaggTGGAGCA
Above is a window of Eucalyptus grandis isolate ANBG69807.140 chromosome 9, ASM1654582v1, whole genome shotgun sequence DNA encoding:
- the LOC104419995 gene encoding probable sodium/metabolite cotransporter BASS2, chloroplastic isoform X2 produces the protein MSLSLRLIPTSSPPPPSRLRFPLLSRSNLSPTSPSKFMLSSPIRCVNEGSDRVSVTGARPRWENALSAAASLYPLYVSVGGVVACLKPSAFQWFVQRGPTSYSLSLGLIMLAMGLTLELKDLLSLFVQRPLSVTLIAQGDVSLSIVMTICTTLGAVLLTPLLTKILAGTYVPVDAIKLSISTLQVVVAPILLGSCFQSAFPGAVKVVTPFAPLFAVLASSLLACSVFSENVVRFKSSLLGASSACDISTFAHVQAIVTGELGLVILSVLLLHFGGFFVGYISSAICGFREPQRRAVSIEVGMQNSSLGVVLATSHFTSPLVALPPAMSAIVMNIMGSSLGFIWRHIDPSSQTTTPQIND
- the LOC104419995 gene encoding probable sodium/metabolite cotransporter BASS2, chloroplastic isoform X1, with product MSLSLRLIPTSSPPPPSRLRFPLLSRSNLSPTSPSKFMLSSPIRCVNEGSDRVSVTGARPRWENALSAAASLYPLYVSVGGVVACLKPSAFQWFVQRGPTSYSLSLGLIMLAMGLTLELKDLLSLFVQRPLSILFGCVAQYTIMPALGTLISRSLGLSPSLSVGLILLACCPGGTASNVVTLIAQGDVSLSIVMTICTTLGAVLLTPLLTKILAGTYVPVDAIKLSISTLQVVVAPILLGSCFQSAFPGAVKVVTPFAPLFAVLASSLLACSVFSENVVRFKSSLLGASSACDISTFAHVQAIVTGELGLVILSVLLLHFGGFFVGYISSAICGFREPQRRAVSIEVGMQNSSLGVVLATSHFTSPLVALPPAMSAIVMNIMGSSLGFIWRHIDPSSQTTTPQIND